The genomic DNA ATTCTCAACTCAAAGATAATTTTAGAACCTTAAACTCTAAATCCAAGCTAGATGTTTGTTGCCCAAAACCTTGATAAACAAACATTGCCAAAATATTACCTATCGTCTTGCAATTGTGCCACAAAGTACTTTCTACAGCTTCAAGTTCTAAAGCTTCCTTATGATTCAAAAAATTTCACTTTTTTCTCCTAATTTTAATACTTAATAAAACTTTGCGATTAATCATCAATGAAGAGACCAACAATTGTTGTTCGTAGGGAAGGTGATCACTGACCCGGGATTGACGTGCTTGAGGGCGAGGTCTCCGAGCCGCTCCGGATAAACGCACACGCGATGCCATTGAACGGCGCATCGCTCCGCATATTCCCTGGGCTGCTCATTGTCCAATGGTCTGCGATTATTCCTGATTCCTCCAGTGCCCAGCGAGAACAGCACGACAGAGCGGCCGCTCTTCAAATGCTTCTGCACCGGCTTTTGGCCCACCTTCCCTACCATCACCGCCTTCCCCAAAACTcacaaatcaaaaccaaacatcgaaaaaacaaaagtataaaCAACAAAGAGAAGTACGCGTGTTTCCACACCTTATAAACACCAGGATCGAGACCATTCTCGAGGGGCCGCTGAAAGGGAAGCCGCTGCTGAGATGTGGGTTGATCGTCCGGTAAGGGCTCGGCATCGCCCGGGAGAGGTGCAGTGAAGAAGCGGGCAGCGGAAAGGAGGGGCGGCTGGACGATCTTTCTCGAGAGCGCCGCGAAGCGGGACGACAACGAGGCCACCGCC from Dioscorea cayenensis subsp. rotundata cultivar TDr96_F1 unplaced genomic scaffold, TDr96_F1_v2_PseudoChromosome.rev07_lg8_w22 25.fasta BLBR01001119.1, whole genome shotgun sequence includes the following:
- the LOC120255649 gene encoding single-stranded DNA-binding protein, mitochondrial-like, with protein sequence MGRRPFMAVASLSSRFAALSRKIVQPPLLSAARFFTAPLPGDAEPLPDDQPTSQQRLPFQRPLENGLDPGVYKAVMVGKVGQKPVQKHLKSGRSVVLFSLGTGGIRNNRRPLDNEQPREYAERCAVQWHRVCVYPERLGDLALKHVNPGSVLYLEGNLETKVFSDPTTGLVRRIREIAIRRDGRLVFLGAETEAGQSQPQQADLRSAGYY